Within Bacillota bacterium, the genomic segment GATCCAATGACGCCTTTAGAGCGCAGAATAATCCATACGGAGCTGTCAGAAAATCCTGATGTGGAGACCCACAGTGAGGGGCGAGAACCATATCGCCGAGTGATTATCGTTCCGAAAAGATAAATGAGCGTGCCGCTGGTACGCTTATTTTATTTACAGAGCAGATTTACAGGAAATGGTGGGAAACAACTATGTTCAGTGATACTATCGCAGCTATTTCAACTGCATTAGGTGAAGCAGGTATCGGTATTATCCGCGTCAGCGGTAAGGATGCCATAAAAATATCTGATCAGGTTTTCAAGGGCAAGGGCCGCAAGAAGCTTGCCGAGCTGCCGGGCTTTACTGTCCGTTATGGTAAAATCGTTGATCGCAATGGGGCAACTATTGATGAAGCATTGGCCTTAGTTATGCGGGGACCGAATTCGTATACCGGCGAAGACGTGGTGGAACTGCAGTGCCATGGCGGTGTAGTTGTGCAGCAGCGAATTCTAGAGCTGTTATTATCGCTAGGTGCGCGCCTGGCTGAGCCGGGAGAGTTCACCAAACGGGCTTTTTTAAATGGCCGCATGGATCTATCTCAAGCAGAAGCGGTAATTGATATCATCCGCTCTAAAACTGACCGCAGTTTAGATGTGGCAGTTAACCAGCTGGAAGGCAGCTTAAGCCGCAGGATCCAGTCGCTGCGGGAAAAACTCTATGATTTGGTGGTTCAGGTTGAAGCAGCTATCGATTTTCCGGAAGATGATATTCCGGAGATCGGCATTGAGACAATGAAAAGTGTAATTCTTGATGCTGTAAATGAGGTCACAAAGCTGATTGACACTGCTGATAACGGTAAGGTGCTGCGGGAAGGCCTTAAAACGGTGATTACCGGAAAACCCAATGTGGGTAAATCCAGCCTGCTGAACCGCCTCCTTGATGAGAACCGCGCCTTGGTAACAGATATTCCCGGAACGACCCGAGATACTATCGAAGAGGTCTTAAATATCAACGGCATTCCCCTGCGATTAATCGATACCGCGGGAATCCGCAGCTCCGAAGACCAGGTGGAACAGCTCGGAGTTAAGCGGGCACTGGAACTAGTAAAAGAAGCGGATCTAATCCTGCATGTGCTGGATATCAGCCGAGAATTAGAATCTGAAGACATTCAGCTGCTGACTCAGCTAAAAGACCGCAAACGTGTGATTATCATTAATAAAATCGATCTGCCGCGCCAGTGGGATTCCAGATCCTATCTCCTCAATTCCGGTTACATTGATGATGGTGTGCCTGTGGTGGAAATTTCGCTGACGGAAGATGATCTGGAACCGCTGTTAGACTGCATTATCAGCTTAATCATGGGTGGAGTTGTGCAGATTGAGCGGGAAAATGCGATTATTACGCGGAGCAGACACAAGCACGCGTTAATTGAAGCTCGCACAGATTTAGAACAGGCCATGGAAACTCTGGACCAGGGACTGCCATTAGACTTAATCTCGATTGGCTTAAATGGAGCTTTAGAGCATTTAGGTGAAATTACCGGCGAGACAGTCCGGGAAAATATTATCGAACGGATTTTTGCTCAATTTTGTATTGGAAAGTAGGAAAAGCATGAGTAAGGAATATGCAGTAATAGTGGTTGGCGGTGGGCACGCCGGCTGTGAAGCAGCTTTAGCGGCAGCGCGGCTTGGCTGTAAAACGCTGCTGATCACTATGAATTTAGATACAATAGCACAGTTATCATGTAATCCTGCGATTGGGGGACCGGCTGCCAAGAGCCATTTAGTAAGGGAAATCGATGCTTTAGGCGGCGAAATGGGCAAAGTAATTGACCAGACCTATCTGAACATTAGAATGCTGAATCTCAGCAGGGGTCCGGCTGTGCACGCTCTAAGGGCCCAAGCAGATAAAGTCAAATACCGGGCTGTGATGACCATGACTTTAGAATCACAGCCAAATCTCCGGGTCCTCCAGGGAGTAGTTACCAATATTCTCCATGAAGATGGTGTAGTATACGGAGTGCAGCTTAAGACCGGCACTAAAATAACTGCTGAAACAGTTATTCTCACAACCGGTACTTTTATGCGGGGCGTAGTGGTGATCGGTCATGTTCGCTATCCCGGCGGGCGCCAGGGTGAGCCAAGCGCCGATGAGCTGTCCCAGAGTTTGCGGGATGCAGGGCTGAGATTAGCCAGATTTCAAACTGCAACCCCACCGCGAATTCACGCTGACAGTGTAGACTACAGCAAGCTGAACTGCCAGCATGGCTCAGAAACACCTCTGCGGTTCTCGTTTGATACGCCGCGGATTGTTCGCGAGCAGGTTCCCTGCTGGTATACAAGAACAACACCGGAAACTATTCAAGTAATCCGTGATAACATCCATTTATCGCCGATTCAAACAGGCACGGTCCAGGGGAAAGGTCCCCGTTACTGTCCGTCGATTGACCGGAAAGTTTTGCGCTTTCCGGATAAAGCGGATCATCAGATCTTTTTAGAGCCGGAAGGGGAGTATACCAAAGAGCTTTACTGCTTAGGGCTGACTACTAGTATGCCGGAGCAAATTCAAAGCGAAATCCTCAAAACTATTCCGGGTCTGGAAAATGTGCAGATTATGCGTACCGGTTATGCTGTTGAGTATGATTATATTCTTCCGGAGCAGACCTATCCAACTCTAGAATCTAAATTGGTTAAGGGTTTGTATACGGCGGGGCAGATCAATGGAACTTCCGGCTATGAGGAAGCGGCTGCCCAGGGGTTGATTGCGGGCATAAACGCTGCCCATAAAGTAATGGGCAGACCGCCATTGATTTTATCTCGGTCTCAAGCTTATATCGGTGTTTTAATTGATGATTTAGTTACTAAAGGTACCGACGAGCCGTACCGGATGATGACATCCAGAGCCGAGTATCGCTTGATCCTGCGTCAGGACAACGCGGATCTGCGTCTGAGGGAACTTGGCTATAAAATCGGTTTGATCGATGAACAGCGCTACCAAAAACTCCAGGCTAAGAAAAAAGCTATTCAAGATACGCTGAAGTGGCTGCGGGAAACTCCGGTTTCTCCAACCCGGGAAGTGCGGGATTATCTAATTGAAATGGGCTCAGGGGATCTGCAGAAAGCAGTTACACTCCATGAGATTCTCCAGCGTCCCAAACTTAAATTCAGCGATTTAGAATTCTTTGCACCTCTACCGGCTTTAGATCCGGAGGTAATCGAACAAGTGGAGATCGAATGCAAGTTTAAGGGCTATATCGAGCGCCAGCTGCGGCAGATTGAGGAGTTCAATAAAATGGAGGATATTGCTATTCCTGAAGATATGGATTACCTTAAGATTAA encodes:
- the mnmE gene encoding tRNA uridine-5-carboxymethylaminomethyl(34) synthesis GTPase MnmE; the protein is MFSDTIAAISTALGEAGIGIIRVSGKDAIKISDQVFKGKGRKKLAELPGFTVRYGKIVDRNGATIDEALALVMRGPNSYTGEDVVELQCHGGVVVQQRILELLLSLGARLAEPGEFTKRAFLNGRMDLSQAEAVIDIIRSKTDRSLDVAVNQLEGSLSRRIQSLREKLYDLVVQVEAAIDFPEDDIPEIGIETMKSVILDAVNEVTKLIDTADNGKVLREGLKTVITGKPNVGKSSLLNRLLDENRALVTDIPGTTRDTIEEVLNINGIPLRLIDTAGIRSSEDQVEQLGVKRALELVKEADLILHVLDISRELESEDIQLLTQLKDRKRVIIINKIDLPRQWDSRSYLLNSGYIDDGVPVVEISLTEDDLEPLLDCIISLIMGGVVQIERENAIITRSRHKHALIEARTDLEQAMETLDQGLPLDLISIGLNGALEHLGEITGETVRENIIERIFAQFCIGK
- the mnmG gene encoding tRNA uridine-5-carboxymethylaminomethyl(34) synthesis enzyme MnmG — protein: MSKEYAVIVVGGGHAGCEAALAAARLGCKTLLITMNLDTIAQLSCNPAIGGPAAKSHLVREIDALGGEMGKVIDQTYLNIRMLNLSRGPAVHALRAQADKVKYRAVMTMTLESQPNLRVLQGVVTNILHEDGVVYGVQLKTGTKITAETVILTTGTFMRGVVVIGHVRYPGGRQGEPSADELSQSLRDAGLRLARFQTATPPRIHADSVDYSKLNCQHGSETPLRFSFDTPRIVREQVPCWYTRTTPETIQVIRDNIHLSPIQTGTVQGKGPRYCPSIDRKVLRFPDKADHQIFLEPEGEYTKELYCLGLTTSMPEQIQSEILKTIPGLENVQIMRTGYAVEYDYILPEQTYPTLESKLVKGLYTAGQINGTSGYEEAAAQGLIAGINAAHKVMGRPPLILSRSQAYIGVLIDDLVTKGTDEPYRMMTSRAEYRLILRQDNADLRLRELGYKIGLIDEQRYQKLQAKKKAIQDTLKWLRETPVSPTREVRDYLIEMGSGDLQKAVTLHEILQRPKLKFSDLEFFAPLPALDPEVIEQVEIECKFKGYIERQLRQIEEFNKMEDIAIPEDMDYLKIKGLRSEAVERLTAIKPASIGQAARISGVSPADINVLLVVLKGEKHVSA